Proteins encoded together in one Variovorax paradoxus EPS window:
- the sdhD gene encoding succinate dehydrogenase, hydrophobic membrane anchor protein yields the protein MSVNYGSKRIVVGAHYGLRDWLSQRITGGLMALFTVILLAQMIFTRGPIGYDLWAGIFAAQWMKVLTFSVIVSLLYHVWVGMRDVWMDYVQPVGIRLVLQIFTIVWLVGCAGWAIQVLWKI from the coding sequence ATGTCTGTGAATTACGGCTCCAAGCGCATCGTCGTCGGTGCTCATTACGGTTTGCGCGACTGGCTCAGCCAGCGCATCACGGGCGGCCTGATGGCGCTCTTCACGGTCATCCTGCTCGCGCAGATGATCTTCACGCGCGGCCCCATCGGCTACGACCTCTGGGCCGGCATCTTCGCCGCGCAGTGGATGAAGGTGCTGACCTTCTCCGTGATCGTCTCCCTGCTATATCACGTGTGGGTCGGCATGCGCGACGTGTGGATGGACTATGTCCAGCCCGTCGGCATCCGTCTTGTGCTGCAAATTTTCACCATCGTCTGGCTTGTCGGTTGTGCGGGTTGGGCCATTCAAGTGCTTTGGAAGATCTGA
- a CDS encoding malate dehydrogenase — MSKKPVRVAVTGAAGQIGYALLFRIASGEMLGKDQPVILQLLEIPDEKAQKALKGVMMELDDCAFPLLAGMEAHGDPMTAFKDADYALLVGSRPRGPGMERAELLAVNGAIFTAQGKALNAVASRNVKVLVVGNPANTNAYIAMKSAPDLPRKNFTAMLRLDHNRAASQIAAKTGKAVADIEKLTVWGNHSPTMYADYRFATINGESVAKMINDQEWNANTFLPTVGKRGAAIIEARGLSSAASAANAAIDHMRDWALGTSGKWVTMGIPSDGQYGIPKDVMFGFPVTCENGEYKLVEGLEIDAFSQERINKTLEELEGERAGVAHLL, encoded by the coding sequence ATGAGCAAAAAGCCTGTCCGCGTTGCCGTTACCGGTGCCGCCGGTCAAATCGGTTACGCCCTGTTGTTCCGTATCGCATCCGGCGAAATGCTCGGCAAAGACCAGCCGGTCATCCTGCAATTGCTCGAAATCCCCGACGAGAAGGCCCAGAAGGCGCTCAAGGGCGTGATGATGGAGCTGGACGACTGCGCCTTCCCGCTGCTGGCCGGCATGGAAGCCCATGGCGACCCGATGACGGCCTTCAAGGATGCCGACTACGCTCTGTTGGTTGGCTCGCGCCCCCGCGGCCCCGGCATGGAACGTGCCGAATTGCTGGCCGTCAATGGCGCCATCTTCACCGCGCAAGGCAAGGCGCTGAACGCCGTCGCCAGCCGCAACGTCAAGGTGCTCGTGGTCGGCAACCCCGCCAACACCAACGCCTATATCGCCATGAAGAGCGCGCCCGACCTGCCGCGCAAGAACTTCACCGCCATGCTGCGCCTGGATCACAACCGCGCCGCCAGCCAGATCGCCGCCAAGACCGGCAAGGCCGTGGCCGACATCGAGAAGCTCACCGTCTGGGGCAACCACTCGCCCACGATGTACGCCGACTACCGCTTCGCCACCATCAACGGCGAAAGCGTCGCCAAGATGATCAACGACCAGGAATGGAACGCCAACACGTTCCTGCCGACCGTCGGCAAGCGCGGCGCGGCGATCATCGAAGCGCGCGGCCTGTCGTCGGCTGCCTCTGCCGCCAACGCCGCCATCGACCACATGCGCGACTGGGCCCTGGGCACCAGCGGCAAGTGGGTCACGATGGGCATCCCGTCGGACGGCCAGTACGGCATTCCGAAGGACGTGATGTTCGGCTTCCCGGTCACCTGCGAAAACGGTGAGTACAAGCTGGTCGAAGGCCTGGAAATCGATGCATTCAGCCAGGAACGCATCAACAAGACCCTCGAAGAGCTCGAAGGCGAACGCGCTGGCGTCGCCCACTTGCTGTAA
- a CDS encoding HpcH/HpaI aldolase/citrate lyase family protein: MTSAAPGRPKPASAPSGGSEDTQVPSVGARAAVHPGEVLLGAQAGAVTLPVCDHYSGVEARMKKSLALQAEMAEEFGACVFDVTLDCEDGAPVGGEAEHAALVTELALAAKPGMRVGVRVHPVDHPAFAGDVITIAGRAGQRLSHLMVPKVESVADVLQAVAALEAADADTLPLHVLIESPLAVHNAFEIAAHPRVQSLSFGLMDFVSAHAGAIPADGMGAAGQFTHPLVVRAKLAIASAAHAYGKVPSHCVVTEFNDTDAMRVAARKATTEFGYTRMWSIHPNQIRPILEAFAPDEAQIQVATQIIAKAAAADWAPTQIDGTLHDRASYRHFWQVLTRAHATGRALPSEAKAWFAFAAS, translated from the coding sequence ATGACGAGCGCCGCGCCGGGCCGCCCCAAGCCAGCGAGCGCCCCCTCGGGGGGCAGCGAGGACACGCAAGTGCCGAGCGTGGGGGCTCGTGCCGCCGTTCACCCAGGTGAAGTGCTGCTCGGCGCGCAGGCCGGCGCCGTGACGCTGCCCGTGTGCGACCACTACAGCGGCGTCGAAGCGCGCATGAAGAAGAGCCTCGCGCTCCAGGCCGAGATGGCCGAGGAGTTCGGCGCCTGCGTGTTCGACGTCACCCTTGATTGCGAAGACGGCGCCCCGGTGGGCGGCGAGGCCGAGCATGCCGCGCTCGTCACCGAATTGGCGCTGGCCGCCAAGCCCGGCATGCGTGTCGGCGTGCGCGTGCACCCGGTCGATCACCCGGCCTTCGCCGGCGACGTGATCACCATCGCCGGCCGCGCCGGCCAGCGCCTGAGCCATCTGATGGTGCCCAAGGTCGAATCGGTGGCCGATGTGTTGCAGGCCGTGGCCGCGCTCGAGGCGGCCGATGCCGACACGCTGCCGCTGCATGTGCTGATCGAATCCCCCCTGGCGGTGCACAACGCCTTTGAAATCGCCGCGCATCCGCGCGTGCAGTCGCTCAGCTTCGGCCTGATGGATTTCGTGTCGGCGCATGCCGGCGCCATTCCCGCTGACGGCATGGGCGCGGCCGGGCAGTTCACCCATCCGCTGGTGGTGCGCGCCAAGCTGGCGATCGCCTCCGCGGCGCACGCCTACGGCAAGGTGCCTTCGCACTGCGTGGTGACCGAATTCAACGACACCGACGCGATGCGCGTCGCGGCCCGCAAGGCGACCACCGAATTCGGCTACACGCGCATGTGGAGCATCCATCCGAACCAGATCCGGCCCATCCTCGAGGCCTTCGCGCCCGACGAGGCGCAGATCCAGGTTGCTACACAAATCATTGCAAAAGCCGCAGCCGCCGATTGGGCGCCGACACAAATTGATGGCACATTGCACGACCGCGCGAGCTACCGCCACTTCTGGCAGGTTCTGACGCGCGCCCACGCAACAGGGCGCGCGTTGCCCTCCGAGGCGAAAGCCTGGTTTGCATTCGCGGCCTCCTGA
- a CDS encoding bifunctional aconitate hydratase 2/2-methylisocitrate dehydratase: protein MLQAYVDHVAERAALGIPPLPLSAKQTSEAIELLKSANEKDGAFLLDLLTYRVPAGVDDAAKVKASYLAAVAHGTEKSAFLSRARATELLGTMLGGYNISPMIDLLDDAEVGAVAAEGLKKTLLMFDQFHDVKEKADKGNANAKGVLQSWADAEWFTSRPEVPESITVSIFKVAGEINTDDLSPAPDATTRPDIPMHALAMHKNARPGIVPEEDGKRGPVKFIEDLRARGHLVAYAGDVVGTGSSRKSATNSVLWFTGEDIPFVPNKRFGGVCLGGKIAPIFYNTMEDSGALPIELDVAQMNMGDVVELRPYEGKALKDGKVIAEFQVKSEVLFDEVRAGGRIPLIIGRGLTAKAREALGLPVSTLFRLPTSPVDTKKGYSLAQKMVGRACGLPEGTGVRPGTYCEPKMTSVGSQDTTGPMTRDELKDLACLGFSADLVMQSFCHTAAYPKKVDVKMHHELPEFMANRGGVSLRPGDGVIHSWLNRLLTPDTVGTGGDSHTRFPIGISFPAGSGLVAFAAATGVMPLDMPESVLVRFKGKMQPGVTLRDLVNAIPLYAIKSGLLTVAKQGKKNIFSGRILEIEGLPDLKVEQAFELSDASAERSAAGCTVHLNKEPIQEYINSNITLMKWMIAEGYADARTLARRIAAQEAWLADPQLLKGDADADYAAVIEIDLAEIHEPIVACPNDPDDVKTLSDVAGAVIDEVFIGSCMTNIGHFRAASKLLEGKRDIPVKLWIAPPTKMDAQQLTEEGHYGVFGNAGARTEMPGCSLCMGNQAQVREGATVMSTSTRNFPNRLGKNTNVYLGSAELAAICSRLGRIPTREEYMAATGVLDASSSQIYQYLNFDKIDDYKVTETAAA from the coding sequence ATGTTGCAAGCCTACGTTGACCATGTTGCCGAACGCGCCGCGCTCGGTATCCCGCCGCTGCCCCTGAGCGCGAAGCAGACCTCTGAAGCGATCGAGCTCCTCAAGAGCGCGAACGAAAAAGACGGCGCCTTCCTGCTGGACCTGCTGACCTATCGCGTGCCTGCCGGCGTGGACGATGCGGCCAAGGTCAAGGCGAGCTACCTCGCCGCCGTGGCGCATGGCACCGAGAAGAGCGCGTTTCTTTCGCGCGCCCGTGCCACCGAACTGCTCGGCACCATGCTCGGCGGCTACAACATCAGCCCGATGATCGATCTGCTGGACGATGCCGAAGTCGGCGCCGTGGCGGCCGAGGGCCTGAAGAAAACCCTGTTGATGTTCGACCAGTTCCACGACGTCAAGGAAAAGGCCGACAAGGGCAACGCCAACGCCAAGGGCGTGCTGCAGAGCTGGGCCGATGCCGAGTGGTTCACCAGCCGCCCCGAAGTGCCCGAGAGCATCACTGTCAGCATCTTCAAGGTGGCTGGCGAAATCAACACCGACGACCTGTCGCCTGCACCCGATGCGACGACGCGTCCCGACATTCCGATGCACGCCCTGGCGATGCACAAGAACGCCCGCCCCGGCATCGTCCCTGAAGAAGACGGCAAGCGCGGCCCGGTGAAGTTCATCGAAGACCTGCGCGCGCGCGGCCATCTCGTGGCTTATGCGGGCGACGTGGTCGGCACGGGTTCGTCGCGCAAGAGCGCCACCAACTCGGTGCTGTGGTTCACCGGCGAAGACATTCCCTTCGTGCCGAACAAGCGCTTCGGCGGCGTCTGCCTCGGCGGCAAGATCGCGCCGATCTTCTACAACACCATGGAAGACTCGGGCGCACTGCCCATCGAGCTCGACGTGGCGCAGATGAACATGGGCGACGTGGTCGAACTGCGTCCCTACGAAGGCAAGGCACTGAAGGACGGCAAGGTCATCGCCGAATTCCAGGTCAAGAGCGAGGTGCTGTTCGACGAAGTGCGCGCCGGCGGCCGCATTCCGCTGATCATCGGCCGCGGCCTCACCGCCAAGGCGCGCGAAGCGCTGGGCCTGCCGGTCTCCACGCTGTTCCGCCTGCCGACCAGCCCGGTTGACACCAAGAAGGGCTACTCGCTCGCGCAGAAGATGGTCGGCCGCGCCTGCGGCCTGCCCGAGGGCACCGGCGTTCGCCCGGGCACGTATTGCGAACCCAAGATGACCTCGGTCGGCTCGCAGGACACCACCGGCCCGATGACGCGCGACGAGCTCAAGGATCTGGCCTGCCTCGGCTTCTCGGCCGACCTCGTGATGCAGTCGTTCTGCCACACGGCGGCGTACCCGAAGAAGGTCGACGTCAAGATGCACCACGAACTCCCCGAGTTCATGGCCAACCGCGGCGGCGTCTCGCTGCGCCCGGGCGACGGCGTGATCCATTCCTGGCTCAACCGCCTGCTGACCCCCGACACCGTGGGCACGGGCGGCGACAGCCACACCCGTTTCCCCATCGGCATCAGCTTCCCCGCAGGCTCCGGCCTCGTGGCCTTCGCGGCTGCCACCGGCGTGATGCCGCTGGACATGCCCGAATCGGTGCTCGTGCGCTTCAAGGGCAAGATGCAGCCGGGCGTCACGCTGCGTGACCTGGTCAACGCGATTCCGCTGTACGCCATCAAGTCGGGTCTGCTGACCGTGGCCAAGCAAGGCAAGAAGAACATCTTCTCGGGCCGCATCCTGGAAATCGAAGGCCTGCCCGACCTGAAGGTGGAGCAAGCCTTCGAGCTGAGCGACGCCTCGGCCGAACGCTCGGCCGCCGGTTGCACGGTGCACCTGAACAAGGAACCGATCCAGGAGTACATCAACAGCAACATCACGCTGATGAAGTGGATGATTGCCGAAGGCTATGCCGACGCCCGCACACTGGCGCGCCGCATCGCCGCGCAGGAAGCCTGGCTTGCGGACCCGCAACTGCTCAAGGGCGATGCCGACGCCGACTACGCCGCCGTCATCGAGATCGACCTGGCCGAGATCCACGAACCCATCGTGGCCTGCCCGAACGATCCGGACGACGTGAAGACGCTCAGCGACGTGGCTGGTGCCGTGATCGACGAAGTGTTCATCGGTTCGTGCATGACCAACATCGGTCACTTCCGCGCCGCATCGAAGCTGCTCGAAGGCAAGCGCGACATCCCGGTCAAGCTGTGGATCGCGCCGCCGACCAAGATGGACGCGCAGCAGCTCACCGAAGAAGGCCACTACGGCGTGTTCGGCAATGCCGGCGCCCGCACCGAAATGCCGGGCTGCTCGCTGTGCATGGGCAACCAGGCACAGGTGCGCGAAGGCGCGACGGTGATGTCGACCAGCACCCGCAACTTCCCGAACCGCCTGGGCAAGAACACCAACGTGTACCTCGGCTCGGCCGAACTGGCCGCGATCTGCTCGCGCCTGGGCCGCATCCCGACGCGCGAGGAATACATGGCCGCAACCGGCGTGCTCGATGCATCGAGCAGCCAGATCTACCAATACCTGAACTTCGACAAGATCGACGACTACAAGGTGACGGAGACGGCGGCAGCCTGA
- the sdhA gene encoding succinate dehydrogenase flavoprotein subunit: MTYTKEQITKRKFDVVIVGAGGSGMRASLQLARAGLNVAVLSKVFPTRSHTVAAQGGVGASLGNMSEDNWHYHFYDTIKGSDWLGDQDAIEFMCREAPKVVYELEHFGMPFDRNPDGTIYQRPFGGHTANYGEKPVQRACAAADRTGHAMLHTLYQKNVEARTQFFVEWMALDLIRDDEGDVVGVTALEMETGDLHILQAKTVLLATGGAGRIFQASTNAFINTGDGLGMAARSGIPLQDMEFWQFHPTGVAGAGVLLTEGCRGEGAILLNSNGERFMERYAPTLKDLAPRDFVSRSMDQEIKEGRGCGPNKDYVLLKLDHLGADTIHKRLPSVYEIGVNFANVDITKEPIPVVPTIHYQMGGIPTNINGQVVIQKGEDNSAVVNGLYAVGECSCVSVHGANRLGTNSLLDLLVFGRAAGNHIVEFNDKLKEHKELPKDAADRTLERLNRLESTTTGEYAQDVAGEIRAVMQQHAAVFRKQASMDEGVVKIAAVRERVNSIGLKDKSKVFNTARIEALEVDNLIEVAQATMVSAAARRECRGAHTVEDYERPADDPVAPLGRDDANWMKHTLWYSQDNRLSYKPVKLQPLTVASVPPKVRTF, from the coding sequence ATGACCTATACAAAAGAACAAATCACCAAGCGCAAGTTCGACGTCGTGATCGTCGGTGCCGGCGGCTCCGGCATGCGCGCTTCGCTGCAACTCGCACGCGCCGGCCTCAACGTGGCTGTGCTCTCCAAGGTGTTCCCCACCCGTTCGCACACCGTCGCCGCGCAAGGCGGCGTGGGCGCATCGCTCGGCAACATGAGCGAAGACAACTGGCACTACCACTTCTACGACACGATCAAGGGCTCCGACTGGCTCGGCGACCAGGACGCGATCGAGTTCATGTGCCGCGAAGCCCCGAAGGTCGTGTACGAGCTCGAGCACTTCGGCATGCCTTTCGACCGCAACCCCGACGGCACGATCTACCAGCGCCCGTTCGGCGGCCACACGGCCAACTACGGCGAGAAGCCCGTGCAGCGCGCCTGCGCCGCGGCCGACCGCACCGGCCACGCGATGCTGCACACGCTCTATCAAAAGAACGTCGAGGCGCGCACCCAGTTCTTCGTCGAATGGATGGCGCTGGACCTCATCCGTGACGACGAAGGTGACGTGGTCGGCGTGACCGCGCTCGAAATGGAAACCGGCGACCTGCACATCCTGCAGGCCAAGACCGTGCTGCTGGCCACCGGCGGCGCGGGCCGCATCTTCCAGGCCTCGACCAACGCCTTCATCAACACCGGCGACGGCCTGGGCATGGCCGCGCGCTCGGGCATTCCGCTGCAGGACATGGAGTTCTGGCAGTTCCACCCGACCGGCGTGGCCGGCGCGGGCGTGCTTCTGACCGAAGGCTGCCGCGGCGAAGGCGCCATCCTGCTCAACAGCAACGGCGAACGCTTCATGGAGCGCTATGCGCCCACGCTGAAGGACCTGGCGCCGCGCGACTTCGTCTCGCGCTCGATGGACCAGGAAATCAAGGAAGGCCGAGGCTGCGGTCCCAACAAGGACTACGTGCTGCTCAAGCTCGACCACCTGGGCGCCGACACCATCCACAAGCGCCTGCCTTCGGTGTACGAAATCGGCGTCAACTTCGCCAACGTCGACATCACGAAGGAACCGATTCCCGTCGTGCCGACCATCCACTACCAGATGGGCGGCATCCCGACCAACATCAACGGCCAGGTCGTCATCCAGAAGGGCGAGGACAACAGCGCCGTGGTAAACGGCCTCTACGCGGTGGGCGAATGCTCCTGCGTGAGCGTGCACGGCGCGAACCGCCTGGGCACGAACTCGCTGCTCGACCTCTTGGTGTTCGGCCGCGCGGCCGGCAACCACATCGTCGAGTTCAACGACAAGCTGAAGGAACACAAGGAACTCCCGAAGGATGCGGCCGACCGCACGCTGGAGCGTCTGAACCGCCTCGAATCGACCACCACCGGCGAATACGCACAGGACGTGGCCGGCGAGATCCGCGCCGTCATGCAACAGCACGCCGCGGTGTTCAGGAAGCAAGCCTCGATGGACGAAGGCGTGGTCAAGATCGCCGCCGTGCGCGAGCGCGTCAATTCGATCGGCCTGAAGGACAAGTCCAAGGTGTTCAACACCGCCCGCATCGAAGCGCTGGAAGTCGACAACCTGATCGAAGTGGCGCAGGCCACGATGGTCTCGGCCGCCGCCCGCCGCGAATGCCGCGGCGCCCACACGGTGGAAGACTACGAGCGCCCCGCGGACGACCCGGTCGCGCCGCTCGGCCGCGACGACGCCAACTGGATGAAGCACACGCTCTGGTACAGCCAGGACAACCGCCTCTCGTACAAGCCGGTCAAGCTGCAGCCGCTCACGGTGGCCTCGGTTCCACCGAAGGTCCGCACGTTCTAA
- the sdhC gene encoding succinate dehydrogenase, cytochrome b556 subunit gives MTELASPPRPPRREFRNINAFTDLTTYRLPPAGIVSILHRVSGVLMFLLLPFTIWMFDTSLSSDYSFARFKAAFNSGLGFVPGWFFKLVALALIWAYLHHFIAGLRHLWMDVSHAAVTKEFGHTSAVVTLALSVLLTVVLGAKLFGLY, from the coding sequence ATGACAGAGCTTGCATCTCCCCCCCGGCCACCGCGTCGCGAATTCCGAAACATCAATGCGTTCACCGATCTCACGACGTACCGGCTCCCGCCGGCCGGCATCGTGTCGATCCTGCACCGCGTCAGCGGCGTGCTGATGTTCCTGTTGCTGCCGTTCACCATCTGGATGTTCGACACCTCGCTCTCTTCGGACTATTCGTTCGCCAGATTCAAGGCCGCATTCAACAGCGGCCTTGGTTTCGTTCCGGGATGGTTTTTCAAGCTCGTCGCACTCGCGCTGATCTGGGCCTACCTGCACCACTTCATCGCCGGTCTGCGCCATCTCTGGATGGACGTGAGCCACGCCGCCGTGACCAAGGAGTTCGGTCACACGTCGGCCGTCGTGACGCTGGCACTGAGCGTTCTGCTCACCGTCGTGCTCGGCGCCAAACTGTTCGGCCTGTACTGA
- a CDS encoding GntR family transcriptional regulator yields the protein MNTPTALDEPPTPSTPSFSPLYQQIKTLILQSLQAGEWKPGEPIPSEMDLAVRYRVSQGTVRKAIDELSAENLVVRRQGKGTFVATHAEQHVQYRFLKLVPDAGDPNIEGPAERTIVDCKRLRASADVARALGLRTGDAVLQVRRVLAYAGVPTILEDLWLPGTPFKGLTAERLRAWPGPMYALFETEFGVRMVRAEEKIRAVLPDAEQAALLAVTSQMPLLSVERVAHTYHDMPMELRRGLYRTDTHHYRNQLG from the coding sequence ATGAACACCCCCACTGCCCTCGACGAGCCCCCTACGCCGTCTACGCCGTCCTTCAGTCCGCTCTACCAGCAGATCAAGACATTGATCCTGCAGAGCCTGCAGGCGGGCGAGTGGAAGCCGGGCGAACCCATTCCCAGCGAGATGGACCTGGCCGTGCGCTATCGCGTGAGCCAGGGCACGGTGCGCAAGGCCATCGACGAACTCTCGGCCGAAAACCTGGTGGTGCGACGCCAGGGCAAGGGCACCTTCGTCGCCACGCATGCCGAGCAGCATGTGCAGTACCGCTTCCTCAAGCTCGTGCCCGATGCCGGCGACCCGAACATCGAAGGCCCCGCCGAACGCACGATCGTCGACTGCAAGCGCCTGCGCGCATCGGCCGACGTGGCGCGCGCCCTTGGCCTTCGCACGGGCGACGCCGTGCTGCAGGTGCGCCGCGTGCTCGCCTATGCGGGCGTGCCGACCATCCTGGAAGACCTCTGGCTGCCCGGCACACCCTTCAAGGGACTCACGGCCGAGCGCCTGCGCGCATGGCCCGGCCCGATGTATGCGCTCTTCGAAACCGAGTTCGGCGTGCGCATGGTGCGCGCCGAAGAAAAAATCCGTGCGGTGCTTCCCGATGCGGAGCAAGCTGCGCTGCTCGCGGTGACGTCGCAGATGCCGCTGCTGAGCGTCGAACGCGTGGCGCACACGTATCACGACATGCCGATGGAACTGCGCCGAGGCCTCTATCGCACCGACACGCACCACTATCGCAACCAGCTCGGCTGA
- a CDS encoding DUF2827 domain-containing protein has product MTPSTGLRIGITIGLHHEAETLWNNGIKQNAVFLAEALKHCPSVASVVLVNTTATAITPALPWDQTRWPTVTFEAAKDNVDVLIELGGQIDGAQTDYLKQRGARLVSYCCGFEYVHAMESMLFNKPLWGQNLYVNQRYDDIWMVPQVANISQPFFEVLRRTEARPVPFVWSPVFLDERSRTLPDAGVYQPRSGPRRLSVMEPNINVVKFCLYPILLAELSYRARPDAIALLQVTNSERMAKENMEFIMLMNQLDLVRQHKAVFLGRHETPVFLAQNTDIVVSHQWENPLNYFYLETCWQGYPLVHNAHLCADLGYYYRGNDVAAGSARVLEAIDTHDAEATAYRERQRGLIDRYLPGNAAATEVYNQLLLGLMQRPAR; this is encoded by the coding sequence ATGACCCCCAGCACCGGCCTGCGCATCGGCATCACCATCGGCCTGCACCACGAAGCCGAAACCCTCTGGAACAACGGCATCAAGCAGAACGCCGTGTTCCTGGCCGAAGCGCTCAAGCACTGCCCGAGCGTCGCCTCGGTCGTGCTGGTCAACACCACCGCCACCGCGATCACCCCGGCCCTGCCCTGGGACCAGACGCGCTGGCCTACCGTGACCTTCGAGGCAGCCAAGGACAACGTCGATGTGCTGATCGAGCTCGGCGGCCAAATCGACGGCGCGCAGACCGACTACCTGAAGCAGCGCGGCGCACGCCTCGTGTCGTACTGCTGCGGCTTCGAGTACGTGCACGCCATGGAGTCAATGCTGTTCAACAAGCCCCTCTGGGGCCAGAACCTGTACGTCAACCAGCGCTACGACGACATCTGGATGGTTCCGCAGGTCGCCAACATCAGCCAGCCGTTCTTCGAGGTGTTGCGCCGCACCGAGGCGCGTCCCGTGCCTTTTGTCTGGAGCCCGGTGTTCCTGGACGAGCGCAGCCGCACCCTGCCCGATGCCGGCGTGTACCAGCCGCGCAGCGGGCCGCGGCGGCTCAGCGTGATGGAGCCGAACATCAATGTTGTGAAGTTCTGCCTTTATCCGATCCTCCTTGCCGAGCTGTCTTATCGCGCGCGGCCTGACGCCATCGCCCTGCTGCAGGTCACCAATTCCGAACGGATGGCCAAGGAGAACATGGAGTTCATCATGCTGATGAACCAGCTCGACCTGGTTCGCCAGCACAAGGCGGTGTTCCTGGGCCGGCACGAAACGCCGGTGTTCCTTGCGCAGAACACCGACATCGTGGTGTCCCACCAATGGGAGAACCCGCTCAACTACTTCTATCTGGAAACCTGCTGGCAGGGTTACCCGCTGGTGCACAACGCGCACCTGTGCGCCGACCTCGGTTACTACTACCGAGGCAACGACGTGGCCGCGGGCAGTGCCCGGGTGCTCGAAGCCATCGACACCCACGATGCCGAGGCCACCGCCTACCGCGAGCGCCAGCGCGGACTGATCGACCGTTACCTTCCCGGCAACGCAGCGGCCACCGAGGTCTACAACCAATTGCTGCTCGGCCTGATGCAGCGTCCTGCCCGATGA
- the tam gene encoding trans-aconitate 2-methyltransferase — translation MLDWNPALYRRYEDERTRPAQELLARVPLAEADRVVDLGCGPGNSTELLVNRFPKAQALGTDNSEAMLVSARERLPSARFELSDIATWVPQDKAPDLIYANASLQWVPDHETLIPRLFDALAPGGVLAVQMPDNRQEPTHRLMRALAAEAPWAEPIGDADRLRTKLLPLGGYYDLLAPHAANVDVWHTIYQHRMADAASIVEWVRGTGLKPFVDRLPPDLQASYLAEYERRVHEAYPARPDGKRLLAFPRMFIVAQKKV, via the coding sequence ATGCTCGACTGGAACCCCGCGCTCTACCGTCGCTACGAAGACGAGCGCACCCGACCCGCACAGGAACTCCTGGCGCGGGTGCCATTGGCCGAAGCCGACCGCGTGGTCGACCTCGGTTGCGGGCCGGGCAACTCCACCGAACTGCTGGTCAACCGGTTCCCGAAGGCGCAAGCCCTCGGGACCGACAACTCCGAGGCCATGCTGGTCAGCGCTCGCGAGCGCCTGCCCAGTGCGCGCTTCGAGTTGAGCGACATCGCGACCTGGGTGCCGCAAGACAAAGCGCCCGACCTCATTTACGCCAACGCGTCCCTGCAATGGGTGCCGGATCACGAAACGCTGATCCCCCGCCTGTTCGACGCGCTGGCCCCGGGCGGCGTGCTCGCCGTCCAGATGCCCGACAACCGCCAGGAGCCCACGCACCGACTGATGCGTGCGCTCGCTGCCGAAGCGCCCTGGGCCGAGCCCATCGGCGATGCCGACCGGCTGCGCACCAAGCTGCTGCCGCTCGGCGGTTATTACGACCTCTTGGCGCCGCATGCGGCCAATGTCGATGTCTGGCACACGATCTATCAGCACCGCATGGCCGACGCAGCTTCTATCGTCGAATGGGTGCGCGGCACGGGCCTGAAGCCCTTCGTCGACCGGCTGCCGCCCGACCTGCAGGCGAGCTACCTCGCCGAATACGAACGCCGCGTGCACGAGGCTTATCCGGCGCGCCCCGACGGCAAGCGGCTGCTTGCGTTCCCGCGCATGTTCATCGTGGCGCAGAAGAAGGTATGA